The following are encoded in a window of Pecten maximus chromosome 17, xPecMax1.1, whole genome shotgun sequence genomic DNA:
- the LOC117315962 gene encoding F-box/LRR-repeat protein 17-like, whose amino-acid sequence MALYPLGQKDPVPFKVQYVQNNQHWFKGHQVQKGQQWFKGHQVQKGQHGFKDHQVQKGLSWVQGPSNLERLPWVQGSSRTEISIKNSTIDSNNEVCDTRTECDMSHECVSSQYSSPEDNETGEDLRSFSSFSELQPNTIHSSNQSAYKDKVASTASGLDQNNIQPTTDSCYQSASESSSSSNSSVRKPFSISAATASSSSGKKFNFSSNNISSTEADVSSSSSPSSSSSQIQNVRIPIPNPVQEFQGIIVNTYSCKTPLKKENIKTCNDGCATDLKFSINIPSYLLIQIFQHLSMYELLHNVSSVCKLWYNISHDPDLWRVIDLQNQLKVTDVVITNLTSYSDRVIYLNISDITTISEDCLVKTVTNCQHLKTLKLSRCISVTTDRLLTAIGGHCHNLRDIHMELCFRITDKGLEDLAVGCPKLESVHISQCQNVGNKGLAQLAEHCPLLDSISVDSCAKIRDEGIIALANGCSEIRIINLHSCSIGDMGAYQLKNLKFLQTLDLSGSNELSLQTVSVITQNCTKLECLNLSLKRNVDDGYIEMVARHCTQLRKLYCVSCTITDTGLEFLGRYSQRLEHLDIGWCHAVTDAGVQFVSENCPALRYIGLIRCDQVTAEGIEDLLDKYPRITYSTFILESRKIIEMARMQGFQFPANNDDGKPSVVFWDNAS is encoded by the exons ATGGCCCTGTATCCCCTAGGGCAGAAAGATCCAGTCCCATTCAAGGTTCAATATGTGCAGAACAATCAGCATTGGTTCAAGGGTCATCAAGTTCAGAAAGGTCAGCAATGGTTCAAGGGTCATCAAGTTCAGAAAGGTCAGCATGGATTCAAGGATCATCAAGTTCAGAAAGGTCTGTCTTGGGTTCAAGGGCCATCAAATTTGGAAAGGTTGCCATGGGTTCAAGGGTCATCTAGGACAGAAATATCCATTAAAAACTCCACCATTGATTCTAATAATGAAGTCTGTGATACCAGGACAGAGTGCGATATGTCACATGAATGTGTTTCTAGTCAATATTCCTCACCAGAAGATAATGAGACTGGGGAGGACTTACGCTCATTTTCATCATTTAGTGAATTGCAGCCCAATACAATTCATTCCTCAAATCAAAGTGCTTATAAAGACAAAGTTGCATCAACAGCTTCTGGCTTGGATCAGAACAATATTCAGCCTACTACAGACTCTTGTTATCAGTCAGCCTCAGAATCATCTTCATCCTCAAACTCATCAGTAAGGAAACCTTTCTCCATATCAGCTGCTACAGCTTCGTCATCATCTGGAAAAAAATTTAACTTTAGTTCTAATAATATTTCCTCAACAGAAGCAGACGTATCTTCATcttcatcaccatcatcatcatcatcacaaatTCAAAATGTCAGGATACCTATACCGAATCCAGTGCAGGAATTTCAAGGCATCATCGTTAACACTTACAGTTGTAAAACTCCtttgaaaaaggaaaatataaaaacatgtaatgATGGCTGTGCAACAGATTTAAAGTTCAGTATCAATATTCCATCTTATTTATTGATCCAGATTTTCCAGCATCTGTCAATGTACGAACTACTTCATAATGTTTCTAGTGTCTGTAAGTTATGGTATAACATTTCTCATGACCCTGACCTCTGGCGGGTCATTGACCTTCAGAATCAGCTCAAGGTCACTGATGTAGTTATCACCAACTTGACCTCCTATAGTGACCGAGTGATCTACTTGAATATTTCTGACATCACCACAATTTCTGAAGATTGTCTTGTGAAAACCGTGACGAACTGCCAGCATTTGAAAACTCTGAAACTCTCAAG GTGTATATCCGTGACAACAGACCGGTTGCTCACAGCGATTGGGGGACATTGTCATAATCTTCGTGACATCCACATGGAACTTTGCTTCAGGATCACAGACAAAGGTCTTGAGGAT TTGGCTGTTGGCTGTCCAAAACTTGAGAGTGTCCATATCAGTCAATGTCAGAATGTGGGTAATAAGGGATTGGCCCAACTAGCAGAGCATTGTCCACTACTGGACAGTATTTCTGTAGACAGCTGTGCAAAG ATCCGGGACGAAGGCATCATCGCGTTGGCCAATGGTTGTTCTGAGATCCGGATTATCAATCTACATAGTTGCAGTATAGGGGACATGGGAGCTTATCAGCTGAAGAAT CTGAAGTTTTTACAGACCCTGGACCTGTCAGGATCTAATGAGCTAAGTTTGCAGACAGTGTCTGTGATCACACAAAACTGCACAAAACTTGAATGTTTGAATCTTTCACTGAAGCGAAATGTGGATGATGGATATATTGAGATGGTGGCCAGACATTGTACTCAGCTGAGAAAACTCTATTGTGTGTCATGTACGATAACGGACACAG gCCTGGAATTCCTTGGAAGATACAGTCAGAGGTTAGAACATCTGGATATTGGGTGGTGTCACGCTGTCACAGACGCTGGTGTCCAATTTGTCTCTGAAAACTGTCCAGCTTTACGATACATCGGTCTCATCCGATGCGATCAAGTCACAGCTGAAGGGATTGAGGACCTCTTGGACAAATATCCGCGCATCACATATTCTACGTTCATCCTGGAGTCAAGAAAAATTATCGAAATGGCCAGGATGCAAGGCTTCCAGTTTCCTGCTAACAATGATGATGGGAAACCAAGCGTTGTCTTTTGGGACAATGCTTCCTAG
- the LOC117315164 gene encoding leukocyte tyrosine kinase receptor-like encodes MADFGLARDIIQNDSYKKCGRSMLPVRWLPPESYLEGLFTTKSDVWAYGILLWEIFSFGHDPYPGMKCEEMMAKVNVGNRMEAPPRCPKAMYVCHL; translated from the exons ATGGCGGACTTTGGATTAGCGCGGGATATTATACA GAACGACTCCTATAAGAAATGTGGACGCTCCATGCTGCCGGTCAGATGGCTACCCCCGGAGTCCTACCTCGAGGGACTGTTCACGACAAAGTCAGACGTGTG GGCGTATGGTATACTGTTATGGGAAATATTTTCCTTTGGACATGACCCTTATCCTGGGATGAAGTGTGAAGAGATGATGGCGAAGGTCAATGTTGGTAACAGGATGGAAGCTCCTCCACGATGTCCTAAGGCAATGTACGTGTGTCATTTGTAA